The following proteins are encoded in a genomic region of Garra rufa chromosome 22, GarRuf1.0, whole genome shotgun sequence:
- the LOC141298455 gene encoding ectonucleotide pyrophosphatase/phosphodiesterase family member 7-like: protein MLLPLSILLLVFPASFSAPVKNACTTGKNKLLLISFDGFRWDYDQDVDTPNLDKMAEDGVKAEYVTPPFLTITSPTHFTLLSGRYIENHGVIHNIWFNTTTQEKKQYYMTQFVDEYWDNGSLPIWITAQRQGKKAGSLHFPGTAATYQKETIQVREVEPQLYDYSNETAWRENVDKVMKEWLKDEDLDFVSLYFGEPDATGHKYGPNSTERRDVVKQVDRTVGYIREAAQKHGLSDHLNIIITADHGMSTVFQGEGVNEIILTNITGFSMKDLEFHLVDYGPIGLLLPKEGMLDKVYDALKGGHPNLHVYKKEEMPARLHYSKHPRLLPLILIADPGYVINGFYVFQSYKGQHGYDNEDMDMKPFFRAVGPDFHKNLMVGPFETVNVYSLMCHLLGIKPEINDGILNNTQHMLISNGVSCDSEGDSGGDSGGDSGGDSGGDSGDASNSILHNVYVGLGAMGGFLLLTGVVFASYKLYKKRKGNKRVKSKTKDEDQTKDDSKQTTF from the exons ATGTTATTGCCACTGAGCATTTTGCTGCTAGTATTCCCTGCGTCTTTCTCTGCTCCCGTCAAAAATGCCTGCACCACAGGTAAAAACAAACTACTACTAATCAGCTTTGATGGATTCAGGTGGGACTACGACCAAGATGTGGACACCCCAAACCTGGACAAAATGGCTGAGGATGGAGTCAAGGCAGAATATGTCACTCCACCTTTTCTGACCATCACCAGTCCTACACACTTCACCCTGTTATCTG GAAGGTACATTGAGAACCATGGTGTGATTCATAACATTTGGTTCAACACAACCACACAAGAGAAGAAACAATACTACATGACGCAGTTTGTGGATGAATACTGGGATAATGGCAGTCTACCCATTTGGATCACCGCTCAAAGACAG GGCAAAAAAGCAGGATCCTTACACTTCCCTGGCACTGCTGCCACTTACCAGAAAGAAACAATCCAAGTAAGGGAGGTGGAACCACAGTTGTATGACTACAGCAATGAGACAGCATGGAGGGAGAATGTGGACAAAGTCATGAAGGAATGGTTAAAAGATGAAGACTTAGACTTTGTTTCTTTGTATTTTGGCGAACCAGATGCTACCGGCCACAAGTACGGGCCTAATTCAACAGAGCGCCGCGATGTGGTCAAGCAAGTCGACAGAACTGTGGGCTACATACGGGAAGCTGCTCAGAAACACGGACTTAGTGACCATCTGAATATTATCATCACAGCTGATCATGGAATGAGCACCGTGTTTCAAGGAGAGGGTGTAAATGAGATAATACTCACTAACATCACAGGATTCTCCATGAAAGATCTGGAATTTCACTTGGTGGACTATGGACCTATTGGGCTGCTGTTGCCCAAAGAAGGGATGCTTGACAAGGTTTATGACGCCTTGAAAGGAGGACATCCAAACCTTCACGTTTACAAGAAAGAGGAAATGCCTGCTCGACTGCATTACTCCAAACATCCACGCCTCCTGCCCTTAATTCTTATTGCAGACCCAGGATATGTCATCAATGGG TTCTACGTATTCCAGAGCTATAAAGGGCAACACGGCTATGACAATGAGGATATGGACATGAAGCCTTTCTTCAGGGCAGTGGGaccagattttcacaaaaacttGATGGTTGGGCCATTTGAGACAGTCAACGTTTATTCTCTAATGTGCCACTTACTCGGGATAAAGCCAGAAATCAATGACGGGATACTAAATAACACCCAACACATGCTGATATCCAATGGAGTGTCATGTGATTCTGAAGGCGATTCTGGAGGTGATTCTGGAGGCGATTCTGGAGGCGATTCTGGAGGTGATTCTGGAG ATGCTTCCAACTCAATTCTTCATAACGTGTATGTTGGTCTTGGTGCAATGGGTGGATTTTTACTGCTTACGGGTGTGGTTTTTGCATCCTACAAGCTGTATAAAAAACGAAAAGGGAACAAAAG AGTGAAGAGCAAAACGAAAGATGAGGACCAGACAAAAGACGACTCCAAGCAAACAACGTTCTAA
- the LOC141298355 gene encoding ectonucleotide pyrophosphatase/phosphodiesterase family member 7-like, whose product MLLPLSILLLIFPASLSAPFRNGCTTGKNKLLLISFDGFRWDYDRDVDTPNLDQMAEEGVKAAYVTPPFLTVTSPTHFTLLSGRYIENHGVIHNNWFNTTTQEKKQYYMTQFVDEYWDNGSLPIWITAQRQGKKTGSLHFPGTAATYQKETIQVKEVEPRFYDHTNETAWREKVDKVIKEWLKDQDLDFVTLYFGDPDSTGHKYGPDSPERREAVKKVDRTVGYIRKAAQKHGLSDHLNIIITADHGMSTVFKGERVNEIILTDIPGFSLKDLKFHLVDYGPSGLLLPKEGMLDKVYEALKGGHPNLHVYKKEDMPARLHYSKHPRLLPLILFADPGYVINGFYVFQTNKGEHGYDNEVMDMKPFFRAIGPDFHSNLLVGPFETVNVYALMCHLLGIKPEINDGSLDNTRHMLISNGVSCNSGDTDVSKSSLHNVFIGLAAVAGFLLLAFVVVTSYNGYKRHKINPKAKDTEGEDEMKADSKQTSF is encoded by the exons ATGTTATTGCCACTGAGCATTTTGCTGCTTATATTCCCTGCATCTCTCTCTGCTCCATTCAGAAATGGCTGTACCACAGGCAAAAACAAACTGCTACTTATCAGTTTTGATGGGTTCAGGTGGGACTACGACCGAGATGTGGACACCCCTAACTTGGACCAAATGGCTGAGGAAGGAGTCAAGGCAGCATATGTCACTCCACCTTTCCTGACTGTCACCAGTCCTACACATTTCACCTTGTTATCTG GAAGGTACATTGAGAACCATGGTGTGATTCATAACAATTGGTTCAATACAACCACACAAGAGAAGAAACAATACTATATGACGCAGTTTGTGGATGAATACTGGGATAATGGCAGTCTACCCATTTGGATCACCGCTCAGAGACAG GGTAAAAAAACAGGATCCTTACACTTCCCTGGCACTGCTGCCACTTACCAGAAAGAAACAATCCAAGTGAAGGAGGTGGAACCAAGGTTTTACGACCACACCAATGAGACAGCATGGAGGGAGAAAGTGGACAAGGTCATAAAGGAATGGTTAAAAGATCAAGATTTAGATTTTGTCACTTTGTATTTTGGCGACCCAGATTCTACTGGCCACAAGTATGGGCCTGATTCACCTGAGCGTCGTGAGGCTGTCAAGAAAGTTGACAGAACTGTGGGCTACATACGGAAGGCGGCTCAGAAACACGGACTTAGTGACCATCTGAATATTATCATCACAGCTGATCATGGAATGAGCACTGTGTTTAAAGGAGAGCGTGTAAATGAGATAATACTTACTGACATCCCAGGGTTCTCCTTGAAAGATCTGAAATTTCACTTGGTGGATTATGGACCTTCTGGGCTGCTGTTGCCCAAAGAAGGGATGCTTGACAAAGTTTATGAAGCCTTGAAAGGAGGACATCCAAACCTACACGTTTACAAGAAAGAAGACATGCCTGCTCGATTACATTATTCCAAACATCCACGCCTCCTGCCCTTAATTCTCTTTGCAGACCCAGGATATGTCATCAATGGG TTCTACGTATTCCAGACCAATAAAGGAGAACATGGCTATGACAATGAGGTCATGGACATGAAGCCTTTCTTCAGGGCAATAGGACCCGATTTCCACAGCAACCTGCTGGTTGGACCATTTGAGACCGTCAACGTTTATGCTCTAATGTGCCACTTACTCGGGATAAAGCCAGAAATCAATGACGGGTCACTGGATAACACCCGACACATGCTGATTTCCAACGGAGTGTCATGTAATTCTGGAG acacAGATGTTTCCAAGTCGAGTCTTCACAACGTATTCATTGGTCTTGCTGCTGTTGCTGGATTCTTATTGCTTGCGTTTGTGGTCGTTACATCCTACAACGGATATAAAAGACACAAAATTAACCCAAA AGCAAAAGACACAGAAGGTGAGGATGAGATGAAAGCTGACTCCAAGCAAACATCATTCTAA
- the enpp7.2 gene encoding ectonucleotide pyrophosphatase/phosphodiesterase family member 7: MLLALSILLFILPTSLSAPVKDGCTTGKNKLLLTIFDGFRWDYDRDVDTPNLDKMAEEGVKAAYVTPPYLTITSPTHFTLLSGRYIENHGVIHNVWFNATTGQRKEYYMAQFVDEYWDNGSLPIWITAQRQGLKTGSLHFPGTAATYQKETIQVREVEPRAYDYTNETAWRENVDKVMKEWFKDQDLDFVTLYFGDPDETGHKHGPDSLERREAVKKVDRTVGYIRKTAEKHGLSDHLNVIITADHGMTTVFKGGEVKQIVLTDIPGFSYKDLQFHLMDYGPSAMLLPKEGMIDKVYQALKGGHPNLHVYKKEDMPARLHYSKHPRLLPILLYADPGYVINGFFPLQTNKGEHGYDNEVMDMKPFFRAVGPDFHRNLLVGPFETVNVYSLMCHLLGIKPEINDGSLDNTRHMLISNGESCDSGDTGVSKSSLRSVFTGLAAVAGFLLLVFVVVTSYNVYKRRKINPKAKDIEDEDEIKADSKQTSF, encoded by the exons ATGTTACTGGCATTGAgtattttgctttttattttaccCACGTCTCTCTCCGCTCCAGTCAAAGATGGCTGCACCACAGGCAAAAACAAACTACTGCTGACCATCTTTGATGGGTTCAGGTGGGACTATGACAGAGATGTGGATACGCCAAACCTGGACAAAATGGCTGAGGAAGGAGTCAAAGCAGCTTATGTCACTCCACCTTACCTGACCATCACCAGTCCTACACACTTCACCTTGTTATCTG gtAGATACATTGAGAACCATGGTGTGATTCATAACGTGTGGTTCAACGCAACCACGGGACAAAGGAAAGAGTACTACATGGCGCAGTTTGTGGATGAATACTGGGATAATGGCAGTCTACCCATTTGGATCACCGCTCAAagacag GGTCTTAAAACAGGATCCTTACACTTCCCTGGCACAGCAGCCACTTACCAGAAAGAAACAATTCAGGTGAGGGAGGTAGAACCAAGAGCCTATGACTACACCAATGAGACGGCATGGAGGGAAAATGTAGATAAAGTCATGAAGGAATGGTTTAAAGATCAAGACTTAGACTTTGTAACTTTGTATTTTGGTGACCCAGATGAAACTGGCCACAAACATGGGCCGGATTCTCTAGAGCGACGTGAGGCGGTCAAGAAAGTTGACCGTACTGTAGGCTACATAAGGAAAACTGCTGAGAAACATGGACTTAGTGACCATTTGAATGTTATCATCACAGCTGACCATGGAATGACCACCGTGTTTAAAGGAGGGGAAGTAAAACAAATAGTTCTTACTGACATCCCAGGGTTCTCTTATAAAGATCTGCAGTTTCACCTGATGGACTATGGACCTTCTGCAATGCTGTTGCCCAAAGAAGGGATGATTGACAAGGTTTATCAAGCCTTGAAAGGAGGACATCCAAACCTTCACGTTTATAAAAAAGAAGACATGCCTGCTCGACTGCATTACTCCAAACATCCCCGCCTCCTGCCCATACTTCTCTATGCAGACCCAGGATATGTCATCAATGGG TTTTTCCCACTTCAGACCAATAAAGGAGAACATGGCTATGACAATGAGGTCATGGACATGAAGCCTTTCTTCAGGGCAGTGGGACCAGACTTTCACAGAAACTTGTTGGTTGGTCCATTTGAGACCGTCAATGTTTATTCTCTAATGTGCCACTTACTCGGGATAAAGCCAGAAATCAATGACGGGTCACTGGATAACACCCGACACATGCTGATATCCAACGGAGAGTCATGTGATTCTGGAG ACACAGGTGTTTCCAAGTCGAGTCTTCGCAGCGTGTTCACTGGTCTTGCTGCTGTTGCTGGATTTTTACTGCTTGTGTTTGTGGTTGTTACATCCTACAATGTATATAAAAGACGCAAAATTAATCCAAA AGCAAAAGACATAGAAGATGAGGACGAGATAAAAGCTGACTCCAAGCAAACATCATTCTAA